The Brassica napus cultivar Da-Ae chromosome A1 unlocalized genomic scaffold, Da-Ae chrA01_Random_24, whole genome shotgun sequence genome contains the following window.
actaaatacttgttctgagtttacataacttatcgaaaattttatttctttttaaattcaaatcacagaaaaaatatcaaaaagttaGTATAGATGGattttttgggcttttaaatcaacactgaaaaattacatgaatcagataacaacagttttataaacgactggataaaatttgaccgagccaaagattttcacacaatatgttctttcttcttcaaattgcgaagagcctattggcacaagaaaaaaatcataatttttgtttcacttatataacattttttctcctttacacaTGGAGTTTATTAGACTGCTATAAGCAAtggagaactctattcatataagattcacatctatgcattttgacaaagaagaattttagccatctttagtttcggaatggaccaacttcagttatatacactatattttctctatgattcaaaacttacaattttaatatatgtgcagatttccatgtgaaaagGCACACACACaatctatcattcaacctattactttttccaaagtaaacactataatcctcgtttggttaactccacaaactaatctatttggatcagtttaccaaaaaatatggatactaatgtcagaaaataatataaacactataaacaataaatattggcacaagactatttggttcaaggaacatattccacgtaatgcgtttatagcatggctggctttgcggagaagactgccaaccaaggatcgcttgaggcgttggGAGTTAAATGTCTCCGGAACGTGCGtcctttgtaatctggaaatagagactcaccatcatctcttctttgagtgctctttctctcgcttgatatgggagcatgttgctgctgaagtttggatttctcctccggctgatctacactctgttgcagcctagatcaatcaacctcgcgtcaacgcagatgcacatgctactccagtcatcaagctctactttcagtcagccatctacctgttgtggaaagagcgtaatgctcgtgtgttcacaactgtctcctcaccttcatcagtcatccttgcctctctcgaccgtatgatgtgtgaccgtctcctctcttacccgacaagttcttctttctcctcttttctacttctttttatatttcttgtataagatctccttaagatttttttttaccttgagttgttgttggttgtttttgtttccttgctgtaataagttgtttaaaaacaacagtgtaacctttcagaaaatgataatcttaatatcttacaaaaaaaacaacaaatattgacttatttatgtgaatatatattttattttaaatcattatagtggacgaagaaagcaccataatttgtacaacaaatttttttagattcatcatactcaccattttaccattttaatcacataattttacatgagcttctCCACCCTTCCctattattttctctttatttataactacaatataaagttataaactatatatattataaattaataatttatttacccttgaagtctaatgattaaaaatagaacataattcaatatagatatatgattctattaataaattagcagttacaaatttgaaatttctagaaatatcaaaagttgtatgttagttaattattttctaaatgacatttatttttaattctttttggatgagaatattttggctgaggtggatagtctcaaaagccttgaatttagtcccttttatatagtaggatgatACAGTTATATATCCTAACTAGTCACTTTTGGTAACGGTTTGTGAATTCATGCTACCATGATGTGCTACCAATGCCCATATTTCTTTTAGTGGTAGGTACAATTTGTTAagtgaagaggaggaagaagaagtaaaaggaaactaaatcaAGATGAAGAATACTGATATACAGATTCAATTTCTGGTCAATATCGGTTCGAGCTAACTGAGAATAAAGGAAACTGGTTTATGGTGTGTGTATCACTggaccaaagaagaagaaaagagaaatgcAAACTTTCTTGTTGTTATAGAGGCTTTATTGTTGCACAAGTGCTTTGGGTATAAATACTAAAACCCCTACCTTCTTCTTTAATCAACTATTTAATTGAGTCATTttgagctctctctctctctctctctctctctctctctctctctctctctctctctctctctctctctctctctctctctctctctctctctctctcttgttgaACATTGAGTTCTAAGATTGAGATGTACTCTTCTTTCTTGGTGAATTGTCAAGATTGATCTGGTTCCGGATGTACACACTATCACGCTAATGGGTTGAACCAAGTTAACAAATCAAGTGTATCTTTTTATATCTTATTTCATGTTGATCACAAACAAACGAGTGAGAGAGGTGGAAAGAAATCAACATAGAGTGGATGTGAGTGTTTCGTGTAGTGATAGAGAAGGAGTGCTGTTGTAAACAAAACTATGAGATCCTATGGTTTCAATAACATTATCCCAAACAAGGAATCCTTGAACTCTTTAAATAATTCAAAGttgataaatatacaaaatgttATACATAGAAGAGTAAGGATCAAGCCATTGAAATCTTATATAAGCATCATCAATATCACAAAGAAGGAAAATATTTGTTAAGATTGAAAGGCAAAGAGTAAAactcttcactcctagtatcgGATTTAAACGACATGAAACGATCCCACCAAAACACCCCTCGGTCTTTCCTCGTGGCACTATCTTTAGATGACAATGTTACATCAAGAAAGAATGCTAACATCCCGGCAACAAATGCTTCAGAAGAGAATGGAGCATTGATCATATCATTGAACTGTGAAGAACAACAAGGAAAACAATCAGGCATTATCATAAGCTAGAGGATTTCAGAAAATTAACAGTATGTTTGTTCGTTTTGTTTACCCATCTGGCTTTTGTATGAACTGGTCCATACTTGTTAATAGCTGTATACTCGTTGAAGTATTGTGGTATTGATAATCCCATGAAAACCGAGAAACCAAGAATGAATTTTGTTCTGAAGCTATTTAGATTGCAGAACTGAAGTAAGCTTAGACCACCAGCACCTGAAATTATTATTCATTTGAATCTTAGAAATACTCATTCGCGGTTTCAAACCAAGAAAGACGTTTCAAGAAACATACCAACATATGCAAAGAACAGGCAATACAATGCTGCAAATATAGGAGCTGGAATAGAAGCAAAGACGGCTCCAAATTTTCCAAGAATGgagaaaaaaatcatgaaacCAGCTGAAATTTGAACTACCCTTCTGCTACCAACGCGTGTTAGCGCTAACAAACCAGCATTTTCTCTGTAAGTCCATCAGAAAAGCCATTAGAATTTTCAGCAAAGACTGTTGTGACTGACTTCATCTGGTTTTTAGAGGAATGTGTCTTACACTGATACAGATGCTCCATTTCCTGCTCCAAATAATCCACAGAGAAGAACTCCAACACCCTATATACATAAATGTATATGCCATAAATACACAATCTTAGAGCAATGGCGATAAAACACATTGAGGTCAATGTTTTACAATATTACCTGCCAACCGATTCCGCGGCTGAGAACAGACGGTGGGGGAGGAGTTGCGCTTGCAAACCTTGATACAGCAATGTAAGTCCCTGTGGACTGTTTCCAAGAATCACAAGAGCAAGAACATGAACACGCTCAATGAAATAAGTATGAAATTTAAGACAAGTGTTTAGTGATGTTGCATCCAAAAGGAAAGATGTTTACATGAATACTAACCTCAACAAGTGAAACAAATGAAATAGCCATCATAGCAAAAGCTTCACCAGCATGAAATGTTGGAGCTCCCCATTGGAAAGGATAAGGCACTCTTATCCTGGAATTATCAAGATAACATCAATACTGTAAGAATGTAGCACAATGCCACTAGAGAATGGTCAAAGATAAAAGAAATCATTTCATTACCATGGGGCGGCGCTTATGATGCCCGATCGATCTGTTCTGCAGCTTGTCTGAGTGTTGGTTCCTGCGTGCTTATAGGCCCCACCAATGGTGAGAAAATGCGCGTAAATCCAGACAATAATCACAGAAGAAATCACAGCAAATCGATGGAAAACATCTCTTTCTCCTCGCATGAGATGAGGAATGTACTGAAGAAAGAAGCCAAAACAAATGAATCTGGTTAACATCTGTTTAGAAATAACAAGAAGAGCATTGCACAGAGCTTTAACCTGAGAGAATATGAGTAGAAGGATAATCTCAGGCAATCCAATCTCAATGCATTTAGCTAGCTGCAAGAAAATAAGATACTCAGTGCTCAAGAAAATGTCATAAAAACCAATGAGAGAAGCAATGACACACCAGAGGGAAACCGAGTTCATAAAGTCCAAAACCTGCGAGTGCAACCAGAGGAACTGCAGAGAGAGGACTCAAGAGCcttgagagagaaaaaaaaacattaagaagtAGCACAAGAGAATCTGTTGGTGTGAAGAATCGTCTAAGCTAACCTAACTACATTGCGCCAGAGGCCGCTGAAGCCAACAACGATCTGAAGAAGCGAGGCAACGATAAGAGCACCTTGTATTCCACGCATGATCCTCTCAAACTTCTACAATGTTTTACTCAAATTAATGACTAAAACATAACAGAGAAACAGATTAAATCCTCAGACTAACCTCTTGAGGATCCAAAATGTCGTTGTACCGAGCAGCCAAGATGATCGAAAGCGTGGTTGGTACATAAGAGTAAGAGGCTCCAATAACGGCAGGAAGACGAGTTCCAAAGAAGCTTTGTAATAAAGTGTTGAGTCCAGAAACAAATAGTAATGTCTGAATCATCTTTGCCTTCTCCTCCTACAAC
Protein-coding sequences here:
- the LOC125593892 gene encoding nucleobase-ascorbate transporter 7; its protein translation is MAGGGEGGGAALPPKQDELQPHPVKDQLTSVSYCATSPPPWPEAILLGFQHYLVMLGTTVLIPTSLVPQMGGGNEEKAKMIQTLLFVSGLNTLLQSFFGTRLPAVIGASYSYVPTTLSIILAARYNDILDPQEKFERIMRGIQGALIVASLLQIVVGFSGLWRNVVRLLSPLSAVPLVALAGFGLYELGFPLLAKCIEIGLPEIILLLIFSQYIPHLMRGERDVFHRFAVISSVIIVWIYAHFLTIGGAYKHAGTNTQTSCRTDRSGIISAAPWIRVPYPFQWGAPTFHAGEAFAMMAISFVSLVESTGTYIAVSRFASATPPPPSVLSRGIGWQGVGVLLCGLFGAGNGASVSVENAGLLALTRVGSRRVVQISAGFMIFFSILGKFGAVFASIPAPIFAALYCLFFAYVGAGGLSLLQFCNLNSFRTKFILGFSVFMGLSIPQYFNEYTAINKYGPVHTKARWFNDMINAPFSSEAFVAGMLAFFLDVTLSSKDSATRKDRGVFWWDRFMSFKSDTRSEEFYSLPFNLNKYFPSL